In Felis catus isolate Fca126 chromosome A3, F.catus_Fca126_mat1.0, whole genome shotgun sequence, a single genomic region encodes these proteins:
- the ADAM33 gene encoding disintegrin and metalloproteinase domain-containing protein 33 isoform X3, with the protein MGFGAPCGVAREGREAAGRPLWPWVGPDLAGAEPGAGSRSVDTEALTAMGRGSLRARGSQASLLLLLLLWLPLQVSGTEAFQGDNPGEPVTLHWVLDGRPQRTVTLEEPVSKLDMGLVALEAEGQQLLLELEKNRRLLAPGYTETHYTPDGQPVVLVPDHTDHCHYHGRVRGFPDSWVVFSTCSGMRGLITLGSNASYYVHPRSAGDSKDFITHKMFPTRQLLSWKGACGHRDAGSKGDMASLSRATQIKERREVRRSPRFLELYIVADHTLFLTQHRNLNHTKQRLLEVANYVDQILRTLDIQVALTGLEVWTEQDRSHITSDANATLWAFLQWRRGLWARWPHDSTQLLTGRAFQGATVGLAPIEGMCRAESSGGVSTDHSELPIGAAATMAHEIGHSLGLSHDPDGCCVEAAAEQGGCVMAAATGHPFPRVFSPCSRRQLRAFFRKGGGTCLSNAPDSRVLVPRARCGNGLVEDGEECDCGPSQECPDACCLAHNCSLRAGAQCTRGDCCARCLLKPAGVLCRRAAGDCDLPEFCTGTSPYCPPDTFLLDGSSCASGRGYCRDGACPTLEQQCQQLWGPGSSPAPEACFQTVNSAGDAHGNCGQDRKGGFVPCAQRDAQCGKLQCLGGEQRPLAPHTVPVDSTVGLGSSEVTCRGVFLLPGAQLDLHDVGLVEPGTQCGPRMVCNSNHNCHCAPGWAPPSCNKPGFGGSVDSGPIQPENHKAFLLVVILSFLLPLLPGASLAWCCYRQPGSRLQQCLCGSRRGPACTGPKDGPHRDPPPRSVHSMESGPAATEEPGLWETSACGHNICPPPIAPDLKNSARAQEPP; encoded by the exons ATGGGCTTCGGGGCTCCGTGCGGGGTGGCGCGGGAGGGTCGGGAGGCGGCGGGCCGGCCGCTCTGGCCGTGGGTCGGCCCGGATCTAGCCGGGGcggagccgggagccgggagccgcAGCGTGGACACCGAGGCACTCACAGCTATGGGCCGGGGGTCTCTGAGAGCTCGAGGGTCGCAGGcgtcgctgctgctgctgctgctactgtgGCTACCTTTGCAGGTGTCGGGGACCGAGGCGTTTCAAG GAGACAACCCTGGAGAGCCAGTCACCCTGCACTGGGTCCTGGATGGACGACCCCAGCGCACGGTCACCCTGGAGGAGCCG GTCTCGAAGCTAGACATGGGGCTGGTGGCCTTGGAGGCTGAAGGGCAGCAGCTCCTGCTCGAGCTGGAGAAGAACCG CAGGCTGCTGGCCCCGGGATACACAGAAACCCACTATACCCCAGATGGGCAGCCAGTGGTGCTGGTCCCCGACCACACG GACCACTGCCATTACCATGGACGTGTGAGGGGCTTCCCTGACTCCTGGGTAGTCTTTAGCACCTGCTCTGGGATGAG GGGCCTGATCACACTGGGCAGCAATGCCAGTTATTATGTGCATCCACGGTCAGCTGGAGACTCCAAGGACTTCATCACTCACAAGATGTTCCCAACCAGGCAGCTGCTCAGCTGGAAAGGGGCCTGCGGCCACAGGGATGCCGGGAGCAAAGGGGACATGGCCAGCCTTTCTCGTGCCACTCAGATCAAG gagaggagggaggtcCGCAGGAGCCCGAGGTTCTTGGAGCTGTACATAGTGGCTGACCACACACTG TTCTTGACCCAGCACAGGAACTTGAACCACACCAAACAGCGACTCCTGGAGGTGGCCAACTACGTAGACCAG ATTCTCAGGACTCTGGATATTCAGGTGGCACTGACTGGCCTGGAAGTGTGGACAGAGCAAGACCGGAGCCATATCACGTCAGACGCCAATGCGACGCTCTGGGCCTTCCTGCAGTGGCGCCGAGGGCTGTGGGCACGGTGGCCACACGACTCCACGCAGCTGCTCAC GGGCCGCGCCTTCCAGGGCGCCACTGTGGGCCTGGCGCCCATCGAGGGCATGTGTCGCGCTGAGAGTTCAGGAGGCGTGAGCACG GATCACTCAGAGCTTCCCATTGGCGCAGCAGCCACCATGGCCCACGAGATAGGTCACAGCCTTGGCCTCAGCCACGACCCTGACGGCTGCTGCGTGGAGGCGGCGGCTGAGCAAGGCGGCTGCGTCATGGCCGCGGCCACCGG GCACCCGTTCCCACGCGTATTCAGCCCCTGCAGCCGGCGCCAGCTGCGCGCCTTCTTCCGCAAGGGGGGCGGTACGTGTCTTTCCAACGCGCCGGACTCCAGGGTCCTCGTGCCTCGGGCGCGCTGCGGGAACGGCCTCGTGGAGGACGGCGAGGAGTGTGACTGCGGCCCCAGCCAG GAGTGCCCAGACGCCTGCTGCCTCGCCCACAACTGCTCGCTGCGTGCGGGAGCCCAGTGCACACGCGGGGACTGCTGCGCGCGCTGCCTG CTGAAGCCGGCTGGCGTGCTGTGCCGCCGAGCTGCTGGCGACTGTGACCTTCCAGAGTTCTGCACGGGCACCTCCCCCTACTGCCCCCCGGATACTTTCCTACTAGACGGCTCTTCCTGCGCCAGCGGCCGGGGCTACTGCCGGGATGGCGCGTGTCCTACACTGGAGCAGCAGTGCCAGCAGCTCTGGGGGCCTG gctccagcccagccccGGAGGCCTGTTTCCAGACTGTGAACTCAGCAGGAGACGCCCATGGAAACTGTGGCCAGGACCGCAAGGGTGGCTTCGTGCCTTGTGCgcagag GGATGCACAGTGTGGGAAGCTGCAGTGCCTGGGTGGGGAGCAGCGCCCACTGGCACCACACACGGTACCGGTGGACTCCACGGTTGGACTAGGCAGCAGCGAGGTGACCTGCAGGGGAGTCTTCCTGCTGCCTGGTGCCCAGCTAGACCTGCATGACGTGGGCCTGGTAGAGCCAGGCACCCAGTGTGGCCCTAGAATG GTTTGCAACAGTAACCATAACTGCCACTGTGCTCCGGGCTGGGCTCCGCCGTCCTGCAACAAGCCAGGGTTTGGTGGCAGTGTGGACAGCGGTCCTATACAGCCTGAAA ACCACAAGGCCTTCCTGCTGGTGGTGATCCTTAGCTTTCTGCTGCCTCTGCTCCCCGGGGCCAGTCTGGCCTGGTGCTGCTACCGACAGCCGGGATCCCGTCTCCAGCAATGCCTCTGCGGCTCAAGGAGGGGTCCTGCATGCACTGG GCCCAAAGATGGCCCACACCGGGACCCTCCCCCTAGGAGCGTTCACAGCATGGAGTCAGGCCCAGCAGCCACTGAAGAGCCCGGACTCTGGG AGACTTCTGCCTGTGGTCACAACATTTGTCCTCCACCCATTGCTCCAGACCTTAAGAACTCTGCCAGAGCCCAAGAGCCACCTTGA
- the ADAM33 gene encoding disintegrin and metalloproteinase domain-containing protein 33 isoform X1, with product MGFGAPCGVAREGREAAGRPLWPWVGPDLAGAEPGAGSRSVDTEALTAMGRGSLRARGSQASLLLLLLLWLPLQVSGTEAFQGDNPGEPVTLHWVLDGRPQRTVTLEEPVSKLDMGLVALEAEGQQLLLELEKNRRLLAPGYTETHYTPDGQPVVLVPDHTDHCHYHGRVRGFPDSWVVFSTCSGMRGLITLGSNASYYVHPRSAGDSKDFITHKMFPTRQLLSWKGACGHRDAGSKGDMASLSRATQIKERREVRRSPRFLELYIVADHTLFLTQHRNLNHTKQRLLEVANYVDQILRTLDIQVALTGLEVWTEQDRSHITSDANATLWAFLQWRRGLWARWPHDSTQLLTGRAFQGATVGLAPIEGMCRAESSGGVSTDHSELPIGAAATMAHEIGHSLGLSHDPDGCCVEAAAEQGGCVMAAATGHPFPRVFSPCSRRQLRAFFRKGGGTCLSNAPDSRVLVPRARCGNGLVEDGEECDCGPSQECPDACCLAHNCSLRAGAQCTRGDCCARCLLKPAGVLCRRAAGDCDLPEFCTGTSPYCPPDTFLLDGSSCASGRGYCRDGACPTLEQQCQQLWGPGSSPAPEACFQTVNSAGDAHGNCGQDRKGGFVPCAQRDAQCGKLQCLGGEQRPLAPHTVPVDSTVGLGSSEVTCRGVFLLPGAQLDLHDVGLVEPGTQCGPRMVCQDGSCQNTTFWELERCLTACHGHGVCNSNHNCHCAPGWAPPSCNKPGFGGSVDSGPIQPENHKAFLLVVILSFLLPLLPGASLAWCCYRQPGSRLQQCLCGSRRGPACTGPKDGPHRDPPPRSVHSMESGPAATEEPGLWETSACGHNICPPPIAPDLKNSARAQEPP from the exons ATGGGCTTCGGGGCTCCGTGCGGGGTGGCGCGGGAGGGTCGGGAGGCGGCGGGCCGGCCGCTCTGGCCGTGGGTCGGCCCGGATCTAGCCGGGGcggagccgggagccgggagccgcAGCGTGGACACCGAGGCACTCACAGCTATGGGCCGGGGGTCTCTGAGAGCTCGAGGGTCGCAGGcgtcgctgctgctgctgctgctactgtgGCTACCTTTGCAGGTGTCGGGGACCGAGGCGTTTCAAG GAGACAACCCTGGAGAGCCAGTCACCCTGCACTGGGTCCTGGATGGACGACCCCAGCGCACGGTCACCCTGGAGGAGCCG GTCTCGAAGCTAGACATGGGGCTGGTGGCCTTGGAGGCTGAAGGGCAGCAGCTCCTGCTCGAGCTGGAGAAGAACCG CAGGCTGCTGGCCCCGGGATACACAGAAACCCACTATACCCCAGATGGGCAGCCAGTGGTGCTGGTCCCCGACCACACG GACCACTGCCATTACCATGGACGTGTGAGGGGCTTCCCTGACTCCTGGGTAGTCTTTAGCACCTGCTCTGGGATGAG GGGCCTGATCACACTGGGCAGCAATGCCAGTTATTATGTGCATCCACGGTCAGCTGGAGACTCCAAGGACTTCATCACTCACAAGATGTTCCCAACCAGGCAGCTGCTCAGCTGGAAAGGGGCCTGCGGCCACAGGGATGCCGGGAGCAAAGGGGACATGGCCAGCCTTTCTCGTGCCACTCAGATCAAG gagaggagggaggtcCGCAGGAGCCCGAGGTTCTTGGAGCTGTACATAGTGGCTGACCACACACTG TTCTTGACCCAGCACAGGAACTTGAACCACACCAAACAGCGACTCCTGGAGGTGGCCAACTACGTAGACCAG ATTCTCAGGACTCTGGATATTCAGGTGGCACTGACTGGCCTGGAAGTGTGGACAGAGCAAGACCGGAGCCATATCACGTCAGACGCCAATGCGACGCTCTGGGCCTTCCTGCAGTGGCGCCGAGGGCTGTGGGCACGGTGGCCACACGACTCCACGCAGCTGCTCAC GGGCCGCGCCTTCCAGGGCGCCACTGTGGGCCTGGCGCCCATCGAGGGCATGTGTCGCGCTGAGAGTTCAGGAGGCGTGAGCACG GATCACTCAGAGCTTCCCATTGGCGCAGCAGCCACCATGGCCCACGAGATAGGTCACAGCCTTGGCCTCAGCCACGACCCTGACGGCTGCTGCGTGGAGGCGGCGGCTGAGCAAGGCGGCTGCGTCATGGCCGCGGCCACCGG GCACCCGTTCCCACGCGTATTCAGCCCCTGCAGCCGGCGCCAGCTGCGCGCCTTCTTCCGCAAGGGGGGCGGTACGTGTCTTTCCAACGCGCCGGACTCCAGGGTCCTCGTGCCTCGGGCGCGCTGCGGGAACGGCCTCGTGGAGGACGGCGAGGAGTGTGACTGCGGCCCCAGCCAG GAGTGCCCAGACGCCTGCTGCCTCGCCCACAACTGCTCGCTGCGTGCGGGAGCCCAGTGCACACGCGGGGACTGCTGCGCGCGCTGCCTG CTGAAGCCGGCTGGCGTGCTGTGCCGCCGAGCTGCTGGCGACTGTGACCTTCCAGAGTTCTGCACGGGCACCTCCCCCTACTGCCCCCCGGATACTTTCCTACTAGACGGCTCTTCCTGCGCCAGCGGCCGGGGCTACTGCCGGGATGGCGCGTGTCCTACACTGGAGCAGCAGTGCCAGCAGCTCTGGGGGCCTG gctccagcccagccccGGAGGCCTGTTTCCAGACTGTGAACTCAGCAGGAGACGCCCATGGAAACTGTGGCCAGGACCGCAAGGGTGGCTTCGTGCCTTGTGCgcagag GGATGCACAGTGTGGGAAGCTGCAGTGCCTGGGTGGGGAGCAGCGCCCACTGGCACCACACACGGTACCGGTGGACTCCACGGTTGGACTAGGCAGCAGCGAGGTGACCTGCAGGGGAGTCTTCCTGCTGCCTGGTGCCCAGCTAGACCTGCATGACGTGGGCCTGGTAGAGCCAGGCACCCAGTGTGGCCCTAGAATG GTGTGCCAGGACGGGAGCTGCCAAAACACTACCTTCTGGGAGCTGGAGCGATGCCTGACAGCCTGCCATGGCCATGGA GTTTGCAACAGTAACCATAACTGCCACTGTGCTCCGGGCTGGGCTCCGCCGTCCTGCAACAAGCCAGGGTTTGGTGGCAGTGTGGACAGCGGTCCTATACAGCCTGAAA ACCACAAGGCCTTCCTGCTGGTGGTGATCCTTAGCTTTCTGCTGCCTCTGCTCCCCGGGGCCAGTCTGGCCTGGTGCTGCTACCGACAGCCGGGATCCCGTCTCCAGCAATGCCTCTGCGGCTCAAGGAGGGGTCCTGCATGCACTGG GCCCAAAGATGGCCCACACCGGGACCCTCCCCCTAGGAGCGTTCACAGCATGGAGTCAGGCCCAGCAGCCACTGAAGAGCCCGGACTCTGGG AGACTTCTGCCTGTGGTCACAACATTTGTCCTCCACCCATTGCTCCAGACCTTAAGAACTCTGCCAGAGCCCAAGAGCCACCTTGA
- the ADAM33 gene encoding disintegrin and metalloproteinase domain-containing protein 33 isoform X2, with amino-acid sequence MGFGAPCGVAREGREAAGRPLWPWVGPDLAGAEPGAGSRSVDTEALTAMGRGSLRARGSQASLLLLLLLWLPLQVSGTEAFQGDNPGEPVTLHWVLDGRPQRTVTLEEPVSKLDMGLVALEAEGQQLLLELEKNRRLLAPGYTETHYTPDGQPVVLVPDHTDHCHYHGRVRGFPDSWVVFSTCSGMRGLITLGSNASYYVHPRSAGDSKDFITHKMFPTRQLLSWKGACGHRDAGSKGDMASLSRATQIKERREVRRSPRFLELYIVADHTLFLTQHRNLNHTKQRLLEVANYVDQILRTLDIQVALTGLEVWTEQDRSHITSDANATLWAFLQWRRGLWARWPHDSTQLLTGRAFQGATVGLAPIEGMCRAESSGGVSTDHSELPIGAAATMAHEIGHSLGLSHDPDGCCVEAAAEQGGCVMAAATGHPFPRVFSPCSRRQLRAFFRKGGGTCLSNAPDSRVLVPRARCGNGLVEDGEECDCGPSQECPDACCLAHNCSLRAGAQCTRGDCCARCLLKPAGVLCRRAAGDCDLPEFCTGTSPYCPPDTFLLDGSSCASGRGYCRDGACPTLEQQCQQLWGPGSSPAPEACFQTVNSAGDAHGNCGQDRKGGFVPCAQRDAQCGKLQCLGGEQRPLAPHTVPVDSTVGLGSSEVTCRGVFLLPGAQLDLHDVGLVEPGTQCGPRMVCQDGSCQNTTFWELERCLTACHGHGVCNSNHNCHCAPGWAPPSCNKPGFGGSVDSGPIQPENHKAFLLVVILSFLLPLLPGASLAWCCYRQPGSRLQQCLCGSRRGPACTGPKDGPHRDPPPRSVHSMESGPAATEEPGLWDLKNSARAQEPP; translated from the exons ATGGGCTTCGGGGCTCCGTGCGGGGTGGCGCGGGAGGGTCGGGAGGCGGCGGGCCGGCCGCTCTGGCCGTGGGTCGGCCCGGATCTAGCCGGGGcggagccgggagccgggagccgcAGCGTGGACACCGAGGCACTCACAGCTATGGGCCGGGGGTCTCTGAGAGCTCGAGGGTCGCAGGcgtcgctgctgctgctgctgctactgtgGCTACCTTTGCAGGTGTCGGGGACCGAGGCGTTTCAAG GAGACAACCCTGGAGAGCCAGTCACCCTGCACTGGGTCCTGGATGGACGACCCCAGCGCACGGTCACCCTGGAGGAGCCG GTCTCGAAGCTAGACATGGGGCTGGTGGCCTTGGAGGCTGAAGGGCAGCAGCTCCTGCTCGAGCTGGAGAAGAACCG CAGGCTGCTGGCCCCGGGATACACAGAAACCCACTATACCCCAGATGGGCAGCCAGTGGTGCTGGTCCCCGACCACACG GACCACTGCCATTACCATGGACGTGTGAGGGGCTTCCCTGACTCCTGGGTAGTCTTTAGCACCTGCTCTGGGATGAG GGGCCTGATCACACTGGGCAGCAATGCCAGTTATTATGTGCATCCACGGTCAGCTGGAGACTCCAAGGACTTCATCACTCACAAGATGTTCCCAACCAGGCAGCTGCTCAGCTGGAAAGGGGCCTGCGGCCACAGGGATGCCGGGAGCAAAGGGGACATGGCCAGCCTTTCTCGTGCCACTCAGATCAAG gagaggagggaggtcCGCAGGAGCCCGAGGTTCTTGGAGCTGTACATAGTGGCTGACCACACACTG TTCTTGACCCAGCACAGGAACTTGAACCACACCAAACAGCGACTCCTGGAGGTGGCCAACTACGTAGACCAG ATTCTCAGGACTCTGGATATTCAGGTGGCACTGACTGGCCTGGAAGTGTGGACAGAGCAAGACCGGAGCCATATCACGTCAGACGCCAATGCGACGCTCTGGGCCTTCCTGCAGTGGCGCCGAGGGCTGTGGGCACGGTGGCCACACGACTCCACGCAGCTGCTCAC GGGCCGCGCCTTCCAGGGCGCCACTGTGGGCCTGGCGCCCATCGAGGGCATGTGTCGCGCTGAGAGTTCAGGAGGCGTGAGCACG GATCACTCAGAGCTTCCCATTGGCGCAGCAGCCACCATGGCCCACGAGATAGGTCACAGCCTTGGCCTCAGCCACGACCCTGACGGCTGCTGCGTGGAGGCGGCGGCTGAGCAAGGCGGCTGCGTCATGGCCGCGGCCACCGG GCACCCGTTCCCACGCGTATTCAGCCCCTGCAGCCGGCGCCAGCTGCGCGCCTTCTTCCGCAAGGGGGGCGGTACGTGTCTTTCCAACGCGCCGGACTCCAGGGTCCTCGTGCCTCGGGCGCGCTGCGGGAACGGCCTCGTGGAGGACGGCGAGGAGTGTGACTGCGGCCCCAGCCAG GAGTGCCCAGACGCCTGCTGCCTCGCCCACAACTGCTCGCTGCGTGCGGGAGCCCAGTGCACACGCGGGGACTGCTGCGCGCGCTGCCTG CTGAAGCCGGCTGGCGTGCTGTGCCGCCGAGCTGCTGGCGACTGTGACCTTCCAGAGTTCTGCACGGGCACCTCCCCCTACTGCCCCCCGGATACTTTCCTACTAGACGGCTCTTCCTGCGCCAGCGGCCGGGGCTACTGCCGGGATGGCGCGTGTCCTACACTGGAGCAGCAGTGCCAGCAGCTCTGGGGGCCTG gctccagcccagccccGGAGGCCTGTTTCCAGACTGTGAACTCAGCAGGAGACGCCCATGGAAACTGTGGCCAGGACCGCAAGGGTGGCTTCGTGCCTTGTGCgcagag GGATGCACAGTGTGGGAAGCTGCAGTGCCTGGGTGGGGAGCAGCGCCCACTGGCACCACACACGGTACCGGTGGACTCCACGGTTGGACTAGGCAGCAGCGAGGTGACCTGCAGGGGAGTCTTCCTGCTGCCTGGTGCCCAGCTAGACCTGCATGACGTGGGCCTGGTAGAGCCAGGCACCCAGTGTGGCCCTAGAATG GTGTGCCAGGACGGGAGCTGCCAAAACACTACCTTCTGGGAGCTGGAGCGATGCCTGACAGCCTGCCATGGCCATGGA GTTTGCAACAGTAACCATAACTGCCACTGTGCTCCGGGCTGGGCTCCGCCGTCCTGCAACAAGCCAGGGTTTGGTGGCAGTGTGGACAGCGGTCCTATACAGCCTGAAA ACCACAAGGCCTTCCTGCTGGTGGTGATCCTTAGCTTTCTGCTGCCTCTGCTCCCCGGGGCCAGTCTGGCCTGGTGCTGCTACCGACAGCCGGGATCCCGTCTCCAGCAATGCCTCTGCGGCTCAAGGAGGGGTCCTGCATGCACTGG GCCCAAAGATGGCCCACACCGGGACCCTCCCCCTAGGAGCGTTCACAGCATGGAGTCAGGCCCAGCAGCCACTGAAGAGCCCGGACTCTGGG ACCTTAAGAACTCTGCCAGAGCCCAAGAGCCACCTTGA
- the ADAM33 gene encoding disintegrin and metalloproteinase domain-containing protein 33 isoform X4 gives MGLVALEAEGQQLLLELEKNRRLLAPGYTETHYTPDGQPVVLVPDHTDHCHYHGRVRGFPDSWVVFSTCSGMRGLITLGSNASYYVHPRSAGDSKDFITHKMFPTRQLLSWKGACGHRDAGSKGDMASLSRATQIKERREVRRSPRFLELYIVADHTLFLTQHRNLNHTKQRLLEVANYVDQILRTLDIQVALTGLEVWTEQDRSHITSDANATLWAFLQWRRGLWARWPHDSTQLLTGRAFQGATVGLAPIEGMCRAESSGGVSTDHSELPIGAAATMAHEIGHSLGLSHDPDGCCVEAAAEQGGCVMAAATGHPFPRVFSPCSRRQLRAFFRKGGGTCLSNAPDSRVLVPRARCGNGLVEDGEECDCGPSQECPDACCLAHNCSLRAGAQCTRGDCCARCLLKPAGVLCRRAAGDCDLPEFCTGTSPYCPPDTFLLDGSSCASGRGYCRDGACPTLEQQCQQLWGPGSSPAPEACFQTVNSAGDAHGNCGQDRKGGFVPCAQRDAQCGKLQCLGGEQRPLAPHTVPVDSTVGLGSSEVTCRGVFLLPGAQLDLHDVGLVEPGTQCGPRMVCQDGSCQNTTFWELERCLTACHGHGVCNSNHNCHCAPGWAPPSCNKPGFGGSVDSGPIQPENHKAFLLVVILSFLLPLLPGASLAWCCYRQPGSRLQQCLCGSRRGPACTGPKDGPHRDPPPRSVHSMESGPAATEEPGLWETSACGHNICPPPIAPDLKNSARAQEPP, from the exons ATGGGGCTGGTGGCCTTGGAGGCTGAAGGGCAGCAGCTCCTGCTCGAGCTGGAGAAGAACCG CAGGCTGCTGGCCCCGGGATACACAGAAACCCACTATACCCCAGATGGGCAGCCAGTGGTGCTGGTCCCCGACCACACG GACCACTGCCATTACCATGGACGTGTGAGGGGCTTCCCTGACTCCTGGGTAGTCTTTAGCACCTGCTCTGGGATGAG GGGCCTGATCACACTGGGCAGCAATGCCAGTTATTATGTGCATCCACGGTCAGCTGGAGACTCCAAGGACTTCATCACTCACAAGATGTTCCCAACCAGGCAGCTGCTCAGCTGGAAAGGGGCCTGCGGCCACAGGGATGCCGGGAGCAAAGGGGACATGGCCAGCCTTTCTCGTGCCACTCAGATCAAG gagaggagggaggtcCGCAGGAGCCCGAGGTTCTTGGAGCTGTACATAGTGGCTGACCACACACTG TTCTTGACCCAGCACAGGAACTTGAACCACACCAAACAGCGACTCCTGGAGGTGGCCAACTACGTAGACCAG ATTCTCAGGACTCTGGATATTCAGGTGGCACTGACTGGCCTGGAAGTGTGGACAGAGCAAGACCGGAGCCATATCACGTCAGACGCCAATGCGACGCTCTGGGCCTTCCTGCAGTGGCGCCGAGGGCTGTGGGCACGGTGGCCACACGACTCCACGCAGCTGCTCAC GGGCCGCGCCTTCCAGGGCGCCACTGTGGGCCTGGCGCCCATCGAGGGCATGTGTCGCGCTGAGAGTTCAGGAGGCGTGAGCACG GATCACTCAGAGCTTCCCATTGGCGCAGCAGCCACCATGGCCCACGAGATAGGTCACAGCCTTGGCCTCAGCCACGACCCTGACGGCTGCTGCGTGGAGGCGGCGGCTGAGCAAGGCGGCTGCGTCATGGCCGCGGCCACCGG GCACCCGTTCCCACGCGTATTCAGCCCCTGCAGCCGGCGCCAGCTGCGCGCCTTCTTCCGCAAGGGGGGCGGTACGTGTCTTTCCAACGCGCCGGACTCCAGGGTCCTCGTGCCTCGGGCGCGCTGCGGGAACGGCCTCGTGGAGGACGGCGAGGAGTGTGACTGCGGCCCCAGCCAG GAGTGCCCAGACGCCTGCTGCCTCGCCCACAACTGCTCGCTGCGTGCGGGAGCCCAGTGCACACGCGGGGACTGCTGCGCGCGCTGCCTG CTGAAGCCGGCTGGCGTGCTGTGCCGCCGAGCTGCTGGCGACTGTGACCTTCCAGAGTTCTGCACGGGCACCTCCCCCTACTGCCCCCCGGATACTTTCCTACTAGACGGCTCTTCCTGCGCCAGCGGCCGGGGCTACTGCCGGGATGGCGCGTGTCCTACACTGGAGCAGCAGTGCCAGCAGCTCTGGGGGCCTG gctccagcccagccccGGAGGCCTGTTTCCAGACTGTGAACTCAGCAGGAGACGCCCATGGAAACTGTGGCCAGGACCGCAAGGGTGGCTTCGTGCCTTGTGCgcagag GGATGCACAGTGTGGGAAGCTGCAGTGCCTGGGTGGGGAGCAGCGCCCACTGGCACCACACACGGTACCGGTGGACTCCACGGTTGGACTAGGCAGCAGCGAGGTGACCTGCAGGGGAGTCTTCCTGCTGCCTGGTGCCCAGCTAGACCTGCATGACGTGGGCCTGGTAGAGCCAGGCACCCAGTGTGGCCCTAGAATG GTGTGCCAGGACGGGAGCTGCCAAAACACTACCTTCTGGGAGCTGGAGCGATGCCTGACAGCCTGCCATGGCCATGGA GTTTGCAACAGTAACCATAACTGCCACTGTGCTCCGGGCTGGGCTCCGCCGTCCTGCAACAAGCCAGGGTTTGGTGGCAGTGTGGACAGCGGTCCTATACAGCCTGAAA ACCACAAGGCCTTCCTGCTGGTGGTGATCCTTAGCTTTCTGCTGCCTCTGCTCCCCGGGGCCAGTCTGGCCTGGTGCTGCTACCGACAGCCGGGATCCCGTCTCCAGCAATGCCTCTGCGGCTCAAGGAGGGGTCCTGCATGCACTGG GCCCAAAGATGGCCCACACCGGGACCCTCCCCCTAGGAGCGTTCACAGCATGGAGTCAGGCCCAGCAGCCACTGAAGAGCCCGGACTCTGGG AGACTTCTGCCTGTGGTCACAACATTTGTCCTCCACCCATTGCTCCAGACCTTAAGAACTCTGCCAGAGCCCAAGAGCCACCTTGA